One window of Vibrio atlanticus genomic DNA carries:
- a CDS encoding bifunctional diaminohydroxyphosphoribosylaminopyrimidine deaminase/5-amino-6-(5-phosphoribosylamino)uracil reductase RibD, translating into MNQQYMLQALEASRQALPDCQPNPPVGCVLVKNDKVVSVGYTQKVGGNHAEVEALNGYDCETDGEMEGVTAYVTLEPCSFVGRTPACASTLVKAGVKHVVVAMLDPDPRNNGRGVAILESHGVKVDVGLCQAQVSAFLTPYLGKS; encoded by the coding sequence ATGAACCAACAATACATGCTGCAAGCTCTTGAAGCTTCGCGCCAAGCCCTACCCGATTGCCAACCAAACCCGCCTGTGGGTTGTGTTTTGGTGAAAAACGATAAGGTGGTGTCTGTTGGATATACGCAAAAGGTCGGTGGAAACCACGCCGAGGTTGAAGCACTGAATGGCTATGACTGCGAAACGGATGGAGAAATGGAAGGCGTTACCGCTTACGTAACTTTAGAGCCATGTTCATTTGTTGGCAGAACACCCGCTTGCGCCAGTACATTGGTTAAAGCCGGTGTGAAACACGTAGTAGTAGCGATGCTAGACCCAGACCCTCGCAATAATGGCCGTGGTGTGGCGATACTCGAATCACACGGAGTGAAAGTGGATGTAGGACTATGCCAAGCACAAGTGAGCGCCTTTTTAACCCCTTACCTTGGTAAGTCCTAG
- a CDS encoding NUDIX hydrolase, with protein sequence MIPLNTSIVSGVALSEVDGQMKMLLMKRVKGEFWCHVAGSIEAGETGWQAIVREFEEETQIKVEALYNAQFLEQFYEAHVNVIQLIPVFAVLCPPNQAIELNDEHTEYRWCDLEEAKALAPFPNQHAVYDHIWSYFVDKPVNPLYRVKLS encoded by the coding sequence ATGATTCCACTCAATACTTCAATTGTATCCGGTGTCGCTCTTTCAGAGGTCGACGGACAAATGAAAATGCTATTAATGAAGCGTGTGAAGGGCGAATTTTGGTGCCATGTCGCAGGCTCGATTGAAGCAGGTGAAACAGGCTGGCAGGCTATCGTGCGCGAGTTTGAAGAAGAGACCCAAATTAAAGTGGAAGCTTTGTATAACGCGCAGTTTCTGGAGCAGTTTTACGAGGCTCACGTTAATGTGATTCAGCTAATCCCTGTGTTTGCGGTGCTATGCCCACCCAACCAAGCGATTGAACTGAATGACGAACATACAGAGTACCGCTGGTGCGATTTAGAGGAAGCGAAAGCACTTGCGCCGTTTCCTAACCAACATGCGGTCTACGATCATATCTGGTCGTATTTTGTCGACAAACCAGTAAACCCACTTTACCGAGTGAAATTGAGCTAA
- a CDS encoding RluA family pseudouridine synthase — translation MHSSKPTHDSENSHTPEHCFTRFQQPIESYSLPERFTFPFYYEPHPLCEIASHQLQQYLETQTDWQHDFGLNSDAGRGKMFGVLLVKSPEGELGYFSAFSGKIADQNLLPHFVPPVFDMLSSDSFFHQDTADMMAVNAKFKALQANADYLELCEQLAQQKAQAEQEIEAQRLLIIEGRKTRKEQREQGKENLDEQAFEQLNNELNNELNKASVADKNQQKYLKLNWEQILNELQIKVDVFTNQLAELKEQRAHISHQLQHKLFSQYAFQNAEGNIEDLNQIFEDTPNKIPPAGSGECAAPKLLQYAYLNGYTPLALAEFWWGRSPKSEIRKHKKYYASCQSKCVPILGHMMKGLEVDPNPLLENPAEGKDLDILFQDDHIVVVHKPAGFLSVPGKTIKDSAYTRVQEMHPDVEGPFVIHRLDMATSGILIFALTRRANKSLQKQFITREVEKRYVAMIEGVLEQGEGYVRLPLRGDLYDRPRQIVCFEHGKPAETKWEVIERNQDTTKVYLHPKTGRTHQLRVHCSHEEGLNMPIVGDGLYGNKADRLHLHAERLALHHPVTKEWMEFQFDAEF, via the coding sequence ATGCACTCATCAAAACCAACGCACGACTCAGAAAACAGCCATACTCCTGAGCATTGCTTCACTCGTTTTCAACAGCCGATCGAGTCATATTCGTTGCCTGAGCGTTTCACATTCCCGTTCTATTATGAACCGCATCCACTGTGTGAAATCGCCTCTCATCAGCTTCAACAATATCTAGAAACGCAAACCGACTGGCAGCATGACTTCGGGCTAAATTCAGACGCAGGCCGCGGAAAAATGTTTGGTGTGTTACTGGTGAAAAGCCCTGAAGGTGAGCTTGGTTACTTCTCTGCTTTCTCTGGAAAAATCGCCGACCAAAACCTACTGCCTCACTTTGTGCCGCCCGTATTTGACATGTTGAGCAGCGACAGCTTTTTCCATCAAGACACAGCCGACATGATGGCTGTGAATGCGAAATTTAAAGCGCTGCAAGCAAACGCTGATTACCTTGAACTGTGCGAGCAACTGGCACAACAAAAAGCACAAGCTGAACAAGAGATTGAAGCTCAGCGTTTATTAATTATAGAAGGCCGAAAAACACGTAAAGAACAACGCGAACAAGGTAAAGAAAACCTTGATGAGCAAGCCTTCGAACAGCTAAATAACGAGCTAAATAACGAGCTAAACAAAGCCAGTGTTGCCGACAAGAATCAACAAAAATATCTCAAGCTCAACTGGGAACAGATCCTAAACGAGTTACAAATCAAAGTTGATGTGTTCACTAATCAACTAGCTGAACTCAAAGAGCAAAGAGCACACATTTCTCATCAGCTTCAGCACAAACTGTTTTCACAATACGCTTTCCAGAATGCGGAAGGAAACATTGAGGATCTGAACCAGATCTTTGAAGACACGCCAAACAAGATACCACCAGCAGGTTCTGGCGAGTGTGCCGCACCCAAGCTTTTGCAATACGCGTATTTAAACGGTTACACACCATTGGCACTGGCTGAATTTTGGTGGGGTCGTTCTCCAAAGTCGGAAATCCGCAAACACAAAAAATACTACGCCTCTTGCCAAAGTAAGTGTGTACCGATTTTAGGCCATATGATGAAAGGCCTTGAAGTCGATCCCAACCCATTGCTAGAAAACCCAGCAGAAGGCAAAGACCTCGATATCTTATTCCAAGACGATCACATCGTTGTGGTGCACAAACCAGCAGGTTTTCTATCAGTTCCGGGTAAAACCATCAAAGATTCGGCCTACACTCGCGTTCAAGAAATGCATCCCGATGTTGAAGGGCCATTTGTTATCCACCGCTTGGATATGGCGACCTCTGGCATTCTAATATTTGCGCTTACACGACGTGCGAACAAAAGCTTACAGAAACAGTTCATTACTCGTGAAGTTGAGAAGCGTTACGTGGCAATGATAGAAGGCGTTTTAGAGCAAGGTGAAGGCTATGTTCGCTTACCATTGCGTGGAGACTTATACGATCGTCCTCGTCAGATTGTCTGCTTCGAACACGGCAAGCCTGCTGAAACGAAGTGGGAAGTGATTGAGCGAAACCAAGACACAACAAAGGTTTACCTGCACCCTAAAACAGGGCGTACACACCAGTTGCGTGTTCACTGTTCACACGAAGAAGGCCTTAACATGCCTATCGTCGGTGATGGCCTATATGGCAATAAAGCCGACCGACTGCACCTACACGCAGAAAGGCTAGCACTGCACCACCCAGTAACCAAAGAGTGGATGGAGTTCCAGTTCGACGCTGAATTCTAA
- a CDS encoding multidrug effflux MFS transporter, with protein MLFFLVIISAFPPLTIDLYLPALPQMVEVFNTDQSMVNLTLSSYFVTYAVGLLFWGPLSEKFGRKPILLIGIASYMVASVLCAMTNSIEQLIGARIFQAFAGSAITVIATAIVKDLYDGREREKIMATIMSLVIIAPMVAPVFGAFLLKIASWRMMFVTLAIFGAFASVLACCYRETLENKYQGSIFRSWGRMGVVMKNRSFVKLLVIFSIIPMALMGFLAAGSYIYIDHFGLTEQQFSYAFAFNALCASFGPTIYMKLSYRISVQKVISGCFALLAIAGIFTLTIGDLSPWFFMFIAAPATLMVIIMRVPGTNLMLNQQDHDTGSAVALIQFFSMICGSLGMVLVSIRPESLIENLGFIQLSVGILGGLMWLMVRNKEYVTKKLN; from the coding sequence ATGCTATTTTTCCTCGTCATCATCAGTGCGTTTCCTCCATTGACCATCGACCTGTATTTGCCAGCCCTTCCACAAATGGTCGAGGTGTTCAATACCGACCAATCGATGGTCAACCTAACCCTGAGCAGTTACTTCGTGACCTATGCGGTTGGCCTGTTGTTCTGGGGACCACTCAGTGAAAAGTTCGGGCGTAAGCCGATTCTACTCATTGGCATCGCAAGCTATATGGTGGCGAGCGTCTTATGTGCCATGACCAATAGCATCGAGCAGTTGATTGGTGCTCGTATATTCCAAGCCTTTGCGGGCAGTGCCATCACCGTTATCGCAACCGCCATTGTGAAAGACCTTTATGATGGCCGAGAACGCGAAAAGATCATGGCGACTATCATGTCTCTGGTGATCATCGCACCGATGGTCGCGCCTGTATTTGGTGCTTTCCTGCTGAAAATAGCGTCTTGGAGAATGATGTTTGTCACCCTCGCCATTTTTGGTGCATTTGCGTCAGTATTAGCTTGCTGCTACCGAGAAACGCTCGAAAACAAATACCAAGGTTCTATATTCCGCTCATGGGGAAGAATGGGCGTGGTCATGAAAAACCGCTCGTTCGTCAAGCTGCTGGTCATTTTCTCTATCATACCGATGGCGTTGATGGGCTTTCTTGCGGCGGGTTCTTATATCTACATCGATCACTTTGGATTGACCGAACAACAGTTTAGTTACGCGTTCGCATTCAATGCATTGTGCGCCTCATTTGGCCCAACAATTTATATGAAGTTGTCCTACAGAATATCAGTTCAAAAGGTCATCTCTGGATGTTTTGCTTTATTGGCGATAGCAGGAATCTTTACCCTAACCATCGGCGACTTGTCCCCTTGGTTCTTTATGTTTATCGCAGCACCAGCGACGCTGATGGTTATCATCATGCGTGTACCAGGCACCAACTTAATGCTGAACCAGCAAGATCATGACACGGGCTCTGCCGTCGCACTGATACAGTTCTTCAGCATGATTTGTGGCTCGCTTGGCATGGTGTTGGTTTCAATACGCCCAGAGTCACTGATTGAAAACCTAGGCTTTATCCAATTATCGGTGGGAATCCTAGGCGGCTTGATGTGGCTGATGGTCAGAAACAAAGAGTATGTGACTAAGAAACTAAATTAA
- a CDS encoding alpha/beta hydrolase family protein — MKWTHLLFTSLLFLCSSAIASDVGFTQVTLTDDPNRPLNTVIWYPTQDVSDTTLISDNPAFIGTQVIKDGEIQSGTFPIVLLSHGYRGNWRNQNWLATELASRGYIVAATDHPGTTSFDQSPKQAAKWWERPQDMSRILDYLLSQTQWKQFADAENVTAIGHSLGGWTVMQLAGAKLDRPTFEANCLVYPNPRICGLAVELGLSKVQAQEPSNKDLSDPRIQRVVSLDLGLARSFSVGSLNDITVPTLILAAGVDIGGDLPQALESGYIAEHMPLNLRRYKVYESATHFSFIQSCKPGAIPILEEEVPGDGIICKDGVGTSRDRLHQLFLNDIVSFLN; from the coding sequence ATGAAATGGACACATTTACTGTTCACATCCCTACTTTTCCTTTGCAGTTCAGCCATCGCTTCCGATGTCGGGTTCACTCAAGTCACCTTAACTGACGATCCTAATCGCCCGCTAAACACTGTCATTTGGTATCCCACACAAGATGTATCAGACACAACCTTGATTAGCGATAACCCAGCCTTCATCGGCACGCAAGTCATCAAAGATGGAGAGATTCAATCCGGCACTTTTCCAATAGTACTGTTATCACACGGTTACCGAGGAAACTGGCGAAACCAAAACTGGTTGGCGACCGAACTTGCGAGTCGTGGCTACATCGTAGCGGCCACTGACCATCCGGGAACCACTTCTTTCGACCAATCCCCGAAGCAAGCAGCGAAATGGTGGGAGAGACCACAAGATATGTCACGCATTCTGGACTACTTGTTATCCCAAACCCAGTGGAAGCAATTTGCTGACGCTGAAAATGTTACCGCAATCGGGCACTCTTTAGGTGGCTGGACTGTAATGCAACTGGCTGGAGCTAAACTGGATAGACCAACCTTTGAGGCTAATTGTTTGGTATACCCGAACCCACGGATTTGTGGACTCGCTGTGGAGTTAGGGCTATCCAAAGTCCAAGCCCAAGAACCAAGCAATAAAGACCTTTCAGACCCTCGAATTCAACGTGTAGTTAGCCTTGATCTGGGGCTTGCTCGCAGCTTCTCAGTCGGCAGCTTAAATGACATCACAGTGCCAACCTTAATACTCGCAGCTGGAGTCGATATTGGGGGAGATCTACCTCAGGCATTAGAGTCTGGCTACATTGCTGAGCACATGCCTCTTAATTTAAGACGTTATAAGGTCTATGAAAGCGCTACCCATTTCAGCTTCATTCAAAGCTGCAAACCTGGGGCAATACCAATACTTGAAGAAGAAGTGCCAGGCGATGGCATTATTTGTAAAGATGGCGTTGGTACATCACGAGACCGGTTGCATCAATTGTTCTTAAACGACATTGTTAGTTTTCTGAATTGA
- a CDS encoding helix-turn-helix domain-containing protein: MMLAIPLPFVAALLLFITAVLLRYRYPQTSQKPFWFIMLCALMITVVGLRWTFDIALFRFLQPVLGASIPVAAWLCFAGVHRSKPLSLLHCLGPVVVLVGSFSYSYIWDGTIDLLLISLYLGYGCLLLKSSFNFPEHVRLSDVSNVLYAERTAGIALLFSALVDSIISYDILLLNAQHTDLILSISYLVLIPAIVGTVIVVSTSTSPIQEQNQQQSELTTPSYSPEDIDVSAVSSRSLKVDEEVPQIVAKFDALMKDHQVFKDPDLSLNRVARKLGIPARKISSAINQTHHQNISKVINTYRIEHAKTLLKQSDEAITDIFLSSGFQTKSNFNREFSRITGQTPSEYRSSPLVLD, encoded by the coding sequence TTGATGCTCGCCATTCCCCTGCCATTTGTTGCTGCTCTGTTGTTATTTATCACGGCTGTTTTGCTTCGATATCGTTACCCACAAACAAGCCAAAAACCGTTTTGGTTTATTATGTTGTGTGCGTTGATGATTACTGTCGTTGGGCTACGTTGGACGTTTGATATTGCACTGTTCCGTTTCTTACAACCGGTTCTAGGGGCAAGTATACCGGTGGCTGCATGGCTCTGCTTTGCGGGAGTTCATCGAAGTAAACCTTTGTCTCTTTTGCATTGCTTAGGCCCAGTGGTTGTTCTGGTTGGCTCCTTTTCTTATTCGTATATTTGGGATGGAACGATTGATCTATTGTTGATCTCGTTGTACCTCGGCTATGGCTGCTTGTTGTTGAAGTCATCGTTTAACTTTCCAGAGCACGTCAGGCTGAGTGATGTATCGAATGTTTTGTATGCAGAGCGTACGGCTGGTATAGCCTTACTGTTTTCAGCTCTCGTGGATAGCATTATCTCGTATGATATTTTGCTGCTCAACGCACAACACACAGACTTGATCCTATCTATTAGCTACTTAGTTCTTATTCCTGCGATTGTTGGGACTGTGATTGTTGTCAGCACTAGTACGTCTCCGATTCAGGAACAAAACCAACAGCAGAGTGAACTGACAACACCAAGCTATTCTCCTGAAGATATCGATGTATCTGCGGTATCGTCGAGAAGCTTAAAAGTCGATGAAGAAGTCCCGCAAATCGTCGCTAAGTTTGATGCATTAATGAAGGATCATCAGGTGTTCAAAGATCCTGATTTGTCCCTCAATCGAGTGGCGAGAAAGCTAGGTATCCCAGCTCGAAAAATATCGTCTGCGATTAATCAAACTCACCACCAGAACATTTCAAAGGTGATTAACACCTATCGAATTGAGCATGCTAAGACTCTCCTGAAGCAAAGTGATGAAGCGATAACTGACATCTTTCTTAGTTCGGGCTTTCAGACCAAGTCCAATTTCAATCGAGAGTTTTCAAGGATAACTGGGCAAACTCCGAGTGAGTATCGAAGTTCGCCACTAGTGTTAGATTGA
- a CDS encoding Na+/H+ antiporter NhaC family protein, whose product MSNSKNSNAVIAPSAVALIPLIVFLALFIGVGTYLSLQGVDFAFYQLPAPIAALPAVMLALLLSKDKLNRAIEQFLGGVGHKDIIAMCMIYLLAGAFAAVAKASGGVDATVNLGLSAIPTSMILPGIFLISAFIATAMGTSMGTIAAVAPVALGIADSAGMSIPLTAGVVLSGAMFGDNLSIISDTTIAATRSQGCEMRDKFKENIRIALPAALIAIVIFAFNSTATQVPETGSIEWLKVLPYITILILAVSGMNVFVVLTIGILLAGGVSLGSVENYGMTDYAQDIYAGFGNMQEIFLLSMLIGGLSELMRRQGGLAFLTNLVSGVIRAFGSSHSKQANGRASELGIAGLVSMVNLCTANNTVAIIVSGSVARQLAEENNVSPRRSASLLDIFSCVIQGVLPYGAQVLLLGSVFNLSPLEIVSNSYYCFALAIVAVVAVFIKHPARQVANA is encoded by the coding sequence ATGTCCAATTCGAAAAATTCTAATGCTGTAATTGCCCCTTCTGCAGTTGCGCTTATCCCTCTGATCGTGTTCCTAGCGCTGTTTATTGGCGTAGGTACGTACTTGTCACTGCAAGGCGTCGATTTTGCTTTCTATCAGCTTCCAGCTCCAATTGCAGCTTTGCCTGCTGTGATGTTGGCGTTGTTGCTAAGCAAAGATAAGTTGAACCGCGCTATCGAGCAATTCTTGGGTGGAGTCGGTCACAAAGACATTATCGCAATGTGTATGATCTACCTATTGGCGGGTGCTTTTGCGGCTGTGGCTAAAGCGTCTGGCGGCGTTGACGCGACCGTAAATCTTGGCCTATCGGCGATTCCGACAAGCATGATTCTACCGGGTATCTTCCTTATTTCTGCTTTCATTGCGACCGCAATGGGTACGTCGATGGGTACCATCGCTGCGGTTGCACCTGTTGCGTTAGGCATTGCAGATTCAGCAGGCATGAGCATCCCACTGACGGCTGGTGTTGTTTTAAGTGGCGCGATGTTTGGTGACAACCTTTCAATCATCTCTGATACCACGATTGCCGCGACACGTTCGCAAGGCTGTGAGATGAGAGACAAGTTTAAAGAGAACATCCGCATTGCACTTCCTGCTGCATTGATAGCGATTGTCATCTTTGCTTTCAATAGCACGGCAACTCAAGTGCCTGAAACAGGCTCAATTGAGTGGCTCAAAGTTCTGCCGTACATCACTATTCTGATTCTTGCGGTATCGGGCATGAATGTATTCGTCGTGCTGACCATTGGTATCTTGCTAGCGGGTGGCGTGAGCCTAGGTTCTGTTGAGAACTACGGTATGACTGATTACGCTCAAGATATCTATGCAGGCTTCGGCAACATGCAAGAGATCTTCTTACTGTCGATGCTGATTGGTGGTTTGAGTGAGCTAATGCGTCGTCAAGGTGGATTGGCGTTTCTGACTAACTTGGTAAGTGGTGTGATTCGTGCGTTTGGCTCTTCACACTCTAAGCAAGCGAATGGCCGTGCGAGTGAGCTAGGTATTGCTGGCTTGGTATCTATGGTGAACCTATGTACTGCAAACAACACGGTAGCGATTATTGTATCTGGTAGTGTGGCTCGCCAATTGGCGGAAGAGAACAATGTGTCTCCGCGTCGCTCAGCAAGCTTGTTGGATATCTTCTCTTGTGTGATTCAAGGCGTGTTGCCTTACGGTGCTCAGGTATTGCTATTGGGCTCTGTGTTTAACCTATCGCCTCTAGAAATCGTGTCTAACTCTTACTACTGTTTTGCACTTGCAATCGTGGCTGTAGTCGCTGTGTTTATCAAACACCCGGCACGCCAAGTGGCTAACGCTTAA
- a CDS encoding hydratase, with protein MTNVFRQAAEELLSRRVAGTKAPRLDEQYRPNNLEDALKIQSSMIDLKSDKVGGWKCLLPLAEDKFIVAPIFSGSVQQGEVCELFADNDVVRVEPEIAFTLVKSLPANQEGYSEEQINDAIGSCHMALELIQSRFADDSGAEFYEKLADGLVNQGLFIGPEIDREKAFTSAEINIEVTQGEQVQAFAGKHPNSLPQTPIYWLINTMTQRGVSFEAGEAIITGSYCGVVEVEFDQLTTVRYDELGEYEVIFKQKL; from the coding sequence ATGACAAATGTATTTAGGCAAGCAGCTGAAGAGCTGCTAAGTCGCCGCGTTGCGGGAACCAAAGCCCCAAGATTGGACGAACAGTATCGTCCGAATAACTTGGAAGATGCGCTAAAGATCCAATCATCAATGATCGATCTCAAGAGCGACAAGGTCGGTGGTTGGAAGTGTTTGCTTCCTTTGGCTGAAGACAAGTTCATTGTTGCGCCTATTTTCTCGGGTAGTGTTCAACAAGGCGAGGTTTGCGAACTGTTTGCTGACAACGACGTAGTACGCGTTGAGCCTGAAATTGCATTTACGCTTGTTAAGAGCCTACCTGCAAACCAAGAAGGTTACAGCGAAGAGCAAATCAATGACGCTATCGGTTCTTGCCATATGGCCCTTGAGTTAATTCAATCTCGCTTTGCTGATGACAGTGGTGCTGAGTTCTACGAAAAGCTTGCTGATGGCCTAGTAAACCAAGGCCTGTTCATTGGACCAGAGATTGACCGTGAAAAAGCGTTCACTTCTGCTGAGATCAACATTGAAGTGACGCAAGGCGAACAAGTTCAAGCATTCGCAGGTAAGCACCCAAACTCACTACCACAAACGCCTATCTATTGGCTGATTAACACCATGACTCAACGTGGTGTTAGCTTCGAAGCGGGTGAGGCCATTATTACCGGGTCATATTGTGGTGTTGTTGAAGTCGAATTCGATCAACTAACGACAGTACGTTATGACGAGTTAGGCGAATATGAAGTGATATTTAAACAAAAGTTATAA
- a CDS encoding DUF3861 domain-containing protein, which produces MTVFTGKHNNYRITIEEVNIKEDRELQTMQFEIEDRENMFAIVEKIKQDSGLDEQSAARLGVSIRLLGPMMMQDRKHPLFVDFMPHFRNFMQNLKKTLKGQ; this is translated from the coding sequence ATGACAGTATTCACAGGCAAACATAACAACTACCGCATCACTATCGAAGAAGTGAACATCAAAGAAGATCGGGAACTGCAAACCATGCAGTTTGAAATTGAAGACAGAGAAAACATGTTCGCGATTGTTGAGAAGATCAAACAAGACAGCGGCTTAGACGAACAATCAGCAGCGCGACTAGGGGTGAGTATTCGTTTACTTGGCCCTATGATGATGCAAGATAGAAAGCACCCTCTGTTTGTTGACTTCATGCCTCACTTCAGAAACTTCATGCAAAACCTGAAGAAGACGTTAAAAGGGCAGTAA
- a CDS encoding DUF2798 domain-containing protein, whose product MTIQAALTPTLPEQKGTPVLYKVLVMMSLMLTIGGSLTAVMTYMNVGFGEAFIGNWLSSLALVVVIMMPIGMVMMTLVTKLVAKVLPNYGEKARNLIVGLIMAFIMESIMALVTAANNIGFSDTSAFTSGWFNGFIAALPIGLTIMVVMSMTVKPKLERFMKS is encoded by the coding sequence ATGACGATTCAAGCAGCACTAACGCCAACTCTTCCTGAGCAAAAAGGCACACCCGTTTTATACAAAGTTTTGGTCATGATGAGCTTAATGCTAACCATTGGCGGCAGCTTAACGGCGGTGATGACCTACATGAATGTCGGATTCGGCGAGGCATTCATCGGCAACTGGCTCTCTTCGTTAGCCCTAGTTGTTGTGATTATGATGCCAATTGGCATGGTGATGATGACTTTGGTGACTAAGTTGGTCGCCAAGGTATTACCCAATTACGGCGAGAAAGCTCGCAACCTAATCGTGGGATTGATTATGGCTTTTATCATGGAGTCCATCATGGCATTGGTAACAGCGGCAAATAACATTGGATTTTCGGATACATCGGCGTTTACCAGTGGATGGTTTAATGGATTTATTGCTGCGCTTCCTATTGGCCTTACGATCATGGTCGTAATGTCGATGACGGTTAAACCTAAGCTCGAACGATTCATGAAGAGCTAG
- a CDS encoding MarR family winged helix-turn-helix transcriptional regulator translates to MSDNTSLESIFRLVHSLKRQMSEQIESLDSEIAPMNIRVMKIITKKSPCTAIDIAHFLNRDKAQVTRLINALISQELVKKSPNPEDKRSQLLVLTDKGQEIMSKVSNIDQEMLQRMTKGMADDELEQFQKVANKMAHNLES, encoded by the coding sequence ATGTCTGATAACACATCGCTAGAGTCTATCTTTCGCTTAGTGCACTCTTTGAAACGTCAAATGAGCGAGCAGATTGAGAGCTTGGACTCTGAGATCGCACCAATGAACATTCGCGTCATGAAGATCATTACCAAGAAGTCTCCATGTACGGCTATCGATATCGCACACTTCCTAAATCGCGATAAAGCACAGGTCACTCGATTGATTAACGCTTTGATCAGTCAGGAACTTGTGAAGAAATCTCCGAACCCAGAAGACAAGCGCAGCCAGTTATTGGTTCTGACCGATAAGGGTCAAGAGATCATGAGTAAGGTATCGAATATTGATCAAGAGATGCTGCAGAGAATGACCAAAGGCATGGCCGACGATGAGCTAGAACAGTTCCAAAAAGTCGCCAACAAAATGGCTCACAACCTAGAGAGCTAA